A single genomic interval of Streptomyces sp. 1222.5 harbors:
- a CDS encoding CPBP family intramembrane glutamic endopeptidase, whose amino-acid sequence MRERDPRRMLRDETLLVLALSLGASGVSALISFIGSVTKPGGLKDQAATLNASAAPGRPWLDLAWQLFGIASALVPVALVAHLLMREGRSMRTLGFDRTRPWPDLGRGAAVAAVIGSTGIAFYLAARGFGFNLTVVPEALPDVWWKYPVLVLSALQNAILEEVVVVGYLLRRLGQLGWTPGTALVASAVLRGSYHLYQGIGGFIGNMVMGVVFVWLYRRWGRVGPLVVAHSLLDIGAFVGYALLAGKVGWLPTA is encoded by the coding sequence ATGCGGGAGCGCGATCCGCGGCGGATGCTGCGCGACGAGACGCTGCTCGTCCTCGCGCTCTCGCTCGGCGCGAGCGGTGTCTCCGCGCTGATCAGTTTCATCGGCTCGGTCACCAAGCCGGGCGGTCTGAAGGACCAGGCGGCCACCCTGAACGCCTCGGCCGCACCCGGCCGCCCATGGCTCGACCTCGCCTGGCAGCTCTTCGGCATCGCCTCCGCGCTGGTGCCCGTGGCCCTCGTCGCCCATCTGCTGATGCGCGAGGGACGGAGCATGCGGACGCTCGGCTTCGACCGCACCCGCCCGTGGCCCGACCTCGGCCGGGGAGCCGCCGTCGCGGCCGTGATCGGCAGCACCGGCATCGCCTTCTACCTGGCCGCCCGCGGCTTCGGCTTCAACCTCACCGTCGTACCCGAGGCGCTCCCCGACGTGTGGTGGAAGTACCCCGTGCTCGTCCTGTCCGCCCTGCAGAACGCGATCCTCGAAGAGGTCGTCGTCGTCGGCTATCTGCTGCGCAGGCTGGGCCAGCTCGGCTGGACCCCGGGAACCGCGCTGGTCGCCAGCGCGGTCCTGCGCGGCTCGTACCACCTCTACCAGGGCATCGGCGGCTTCATCGGCAACATGGTCATGGGCGTGGTGTTCGTCTGGCTGTACCGCCGCTGGGGCCGGGTCGGCCCGCTGGTCGTCGCGCACTCGCTGCTCGACATCGGCGCGTTCGTCGGCTACGCCCTGCTCGCGGGGAAGGTGGGCTGGCTGCCGACGGCCTGA
- a CDS encoding PhzF family phenazine biosynthesis protein has product MRIRIVDAFTDRPFAGNPAGVLLLDDVFPDDDWLQNVAMEVNHAETAFAHRLPGGGEADWALRWFTPAAEVAMCGHATLATAHVLHTTGAHEGPVRFATRSGVLIATPAADGSVTLDFPTAPLTRVAASAGVAEALGAEPAAAFDTGPNVGDLLVELADEKTVLGLSPDHRALGAHSARGIIATARAEDPARGYDFVSRCFFPNVGIDEDPVTGSAHTALAPHWAARLGRDDLTGLQASRRSGLVRVGLRGARTLLTGHAVTVIEGELRA; this is encoded by the coding sequence ATGCGCATACGAATCGTCGACGCCTTCACCGACCGCCCCTTCGCCGGCAACCCGGCCGGAGTACTGCTCCTCGACGACGTCTTCCCGGACGACGACTGGCTCCAGAACGTCGCCATGGAGGTCAACCACGCCGAGACCGCGTTCGCGCACCGGCTGCCCGGGGGCGGCGAGGCGGACTGGGCGCTGCGCTGGTTCACCCCGGCCGCCGAGGTCGCGATGTGCGGCCACGCCACCCTCGCCACGGCCCACGTGCTGCACACCACCGGTGCCCACGAGGGCCCGGTGCGGTTCGCCACCCGCAGCGGCGTGCTCATCGCCACGCCCGCCGCGGACGGCTCGGTCACCCTGGACTTCCCGACCGCCCCGCTCACCCGCGTGGCGGCGTCGGCCGGGGTCGCCGAGGCACTGGGCGCGGAGCCGGCCGCCGCCTTCGACACCGGCCCGAACGTGGGCGACCTCCTGGTGGAACTGGCCGACGAGAAGACCGTCCTCGGCCTCTCCCCCGACCACAGGGCTCTCGGCGCCCACTCCGCGCGCGGCATCATCGCCACCGCCCGGGCGGAGGACCCGGCCCGGGGCTACGACTTCGTCTCCCGCTGCTTCTTTCCCAACGTCGGCATCGACGAGGACCCGGTGACCGGCAGCGCCCACACGGCACTCGCCCCGCACTGGGCGGCCCGTCTCGGCCGCGACGACCTCACCGGGCTCCAGGCGTCCCGGCGCAGCGGGCTGGTGCGCGTCGGTCTGCGCGGGGCGCGCACCCTGCTCACCGGGCACGCGGTCACGGTCATCGAGGGCGAGCTGCGCGCCTGA
- a CDS encoding MerR family transcriptional regulator, whose protein sequence is MRIGELAARSGVSKDTLRFYEKIGLIAGDRLSNGYRDFRPETVTWLRHVRTAQSLGFTLAEIARYGAELRDAPDGAEALSALLADKIRLIDERMAALAALRADLTSRAGTACPLRAAEAS, encoded by the coding sequence ATGCGGATCGGAGAACTGGCCGCGCGCAGCGGGGTGTCCAAGGACACGCTGCGTTTCTACGAGAAGATCGGTCTGATCGCGGGCGACCGCCTGTCCAACGGCTACCGCGACTTCCGGCCGGAGACGGTGACCTGGCTGCGCCACGTCCGCACCGCCCAGTCACTCGGGTTCACCCTGGCCGAGATCGCCCGGTACGGTGCGGAACTGCGGGACGCCCCGGACGGTGCCGAGGCGCTGTCCGCCCTGCTGGCGGACAAGATCCGCCTCATCGACGAGCGCATGGCCGCGCTCGCGGCTCTGCGTGCCGACCTCACCTCCCGGGCCGGGACCGCCTGCCCGCTGCGCGCGGCCGAGGCCTCCTGA
- a CDS encoding TetR/AcrR family transcriptional regulator, translated as MGAKLTAKGRATRARIVEGAAEVLREKGVATATLEDVMARTSTSKSQLFHYFAAGKDELLLAVARFEADRVIEDQQPELGRLDSWEAWARWRDVVVERYEAQGDTCPLGSLFLQVGRATPGARAIVIELMRRWQESLAAGIRSLQATGRLPAGVDVDARAAALLAAVQGGVSILLSTGRSTHLRAALDQGIEDLRRAGAAV; from the coding sequence GTGGGCGCGAAGCTGACGGCGAAGGGGCGGGCGACCCGGGCCCGGATCGTCGAAGGGGCCGCCGAGGTGCTGCGGGAGAAGGGTGTCGCGACGGCGACCCTGGAGGACGTGATGGCGCGGACCAGCACCAGCAAGAGCCAGCTGTTCCACTACTTCGCGGCAGGCAAGGACGAACTGCTCCTCGCCGTGGCGCGGTTCGAGGCGGATCGGGTCATCGAGGACCAGCAGCCCGAACTCGGCCGCCTCGACTCGTGGGAGGCCTGGGCACGGTGGCGGGACGTGGTGGTCGAGCGTTACGAGGCCCAGGGGGACACCTGCCCGCTCGGCTCGCTGTTCCTCCAGGTCGGGCGTGCGACCCCGGGGGCTCGGGCGATCGTGATCGAGCTGATGCGGCGCTGGCAGGAGAGCCTGGCCGCGGGCATCCGGTCGCTGCAGGCGACCGGCAGGCTCCCCGCCGGCGTCGACGTGGACGCGCGAGCGGCGGCGCTGCTCGCCGCGGTCCAGGGGGGCGTCTCCATCCTGCTGTCGACGGGCCGTTCGACCCACCTGCGCGCCGCCCTCGACCAAGGCATCGAGGACCTGCGCCGGGCGGGCGCCGCCGTCTGA
- a CDS encoding SDR family NAD(P)-dependent oxidoreductase — MSMRLEGRTALVTGATSNIGRAIAEAFAAEGAHVAVSGRSAERGREVVEGIRARGGLADFLRADLDGSAAASTALAREAARVLGGRVDVLVNNAGIYPGDTTAATDEKAFDEVYAVNVKAPFFLTAAVAPAMVEAGGGTIINLGSWIARLGIPVGALYSSTKGAMETLTRAWAAEFGPHGVRVNAISPGVVQTPAPGEAHRAEVMMKGTPAGRMGTPGAIADAAVYLAGDESSFVHGIVLDVDGGRTTAAVIAG; from the coding sequence ATGTCGATGCGACTTGAGGGCAGGACTGCCCTGGTGACCGGAGCGACGAGCAACATCGGGCGGGCCATCGCGGAGGCGTTCGCCGCGGAGGGTGCGCATGTCGCCGTGTCGGGCCGCAGCGCCGAGCGCGGCCGGGAGGTCGTCGAGGGGATCCGCGCACGCGGCGGCCTCGCCGACTTCCTGCGGGCCGACCTGGACGGGAGCGCCGCCGCCTCGACGGCACTGGCGCGGGAGGCGGCACGGGTTCTCGGCGGCCGTGTCGACGTGCTGGTCAACAACGCCGGCATCTACCCCGGCGACACCACGGCGGCCACCGACGAGAAGGCCTTCGACGAGGTGTACGCGGTCAATGTGAAGGCGCCGTTCTTCCTCACCGCGGCCGTCGCGCCCGCCATGGTGGAGGCCGGGGGCGGGACGATCATCAACCTCGGCTCCTGGATCGCGCGCCTGGGCATCCCGGTCGGCGCCCTCTACAGCTCCACCAAGGGCGCCATGGAGACCCTGACCCGGGCCTGGGCGGCGGAGTTCGGCCCGCACGGGGTTCGGGTGAACGCGATCTCCCCGGGCGTGGTGCAGACGCCCGCCCCCGGGGAGGCCCACCGCGCCGAGGTCATGATGAAGGGCACGCCCGCGGGCCGGATGGGCACCCCCGGGGCCATCGCCGACGCCGCGGTGTACCTGGCCGGGGACGAGTCCTCCTTCGTCCACGGCATCGTCCTGGACGTCGACGGCGGCCGCACCACGGCGGCGGTGATCGCCGGGTGA
- a CDS encoding PadR family transcriptional regulator, giving the protein MRSHGYERGHRHEGPGHWGQGGFEGRRAAFGPFGPGGPGFGPGGPGFGPGPWGPRGRGGPRGRARRGDVRASILALLKERPMHGYEMIQEIAERSGGAWKPSPGSVYPTLQLLEDEGLIASESEGGKKLFSLTDTGRSAVEEGPEAPWEEASRGVDWEALSEIRQAGFGLMEAFGQVWRTGSKEQREKALTVINDARKKLYLILADEH; this is encoded by the coding sequence ATGCGTTCCCACGGATACGAGCGTGGACATCGGCACGAGGGTCCCGGCCACTGGGGCCAGGGCGGCTTCGAGGGCCGGCGGGCGGCTTTCGGGCCCTTCGGTCCCGGCGGCCCGGGTTTCGGCCCGGGCGGGCCCGGATTCGGTCCCGGCCCCTGGGGGCCGCGAGGACGCGGAGGCCCGCGAGGAAGGGCGCGGCGAGGTGACGTGCGCGCCTCGATCCTGGCCCTGCTCAAGGAGCGGCCCATGCACGGCTACGAGATGATCCAGGAGATCGCCGAACGCAGCGGCGGCGCGTGGAAGCCGAGCCCCGGCTCGGTCTACCCCACGCTGCAACTGCTGGAGGACGAGGGCCTGATCGCCAGCGAGAGCGAGGGTGGCAAGAAGCTGTTCTCCCTCACGGACACCGGCCGCAGCGCCGTCGAGGAGGGTCCGGAGGCCCCCTGGGAGGAGGCCTCGCGCGGGGTCGACTGGGAGGCCCTCAGTGAGATCCGTCAGGCCGGCTTCGGGCTGATGGAGGCCTTCGGTCAGGTCTGGAGGACCGGCAGCAAGGAGCAGCGCGAGAAGGCGCTGACCGTCATCAACGACGCCCGCAAGAAGCTGTACCTCATCCTGGCCGACGAGCACTGA
- a CDS encoding SRPBCC family protein: MAEVSAEARIQAPAEKVWAQLTDWPSYPEWNATHTSFPEGGPKTLAVGGTFQENMKLMGFPAEVDWTIEELEPARVLAIRGKGPMAVTVATRYTLTPDGEATTLRIDGEFTGAAVSLMAGKLKDSATAALNESLRKLDGLVT, encoded by the coding sequence ATGGCCGAAGTCAGCGCGGAGGCACGCATCCAGGCGCCGGCGGAGAAGGTGTGGGCCCAGCTCACCGACTGGCCGTCGTACCCGGAGTGGAACGCGACCCACACCAGCTTCCCCGAGGGGGGCCCGAAGACGCTGGCGGTCGGCGGGACGTTCCAGGAGAACATGAAGCTGATGGGCTTCCCCGCGGAGGTCGACTGGACCATCGAGGAGCTGGAGCCGGCCAGGGTGCTCGCGATCCGCGGCAAGGGCCCGATGGCGGTGACCGTCGCCACCCGCTACACGCTCACCCCCGACGGGGAGGCCACGACCCTTCGCATCGACGGCGAGTTCACGGGCGCCGCGGTGTCGTTGATGGCGGGCAAGCTCAAGGACTCCGCGACGGCCGCCCTGAACGAGTCGCTGCGCAAGCTGGACGGTCTGGTGACCTGA
- a CDS encoding Clp protease N-terminal domain-containing protein: MQPRTAPLAARDEAAAHFADDAGLDAEPAAVLAGARRRAVRDGDRQIDTAHLLHSLLEHDPQVRAAVGGSPRLVRLFGYLVQRSIGYGLRWQGTVEDSGAPAESRTSARPTGPPASAAGADPPALAVPAARAAHGGLRDGAGWSPSAAAALARARERATRRGEDRVTGTDLFVALLADPRSRAVEVLGRAGIPAGELTARIESAAEQPPGGDTATC; encoded by the coding sequence GTGCAACCCCGTACAGCCCCCCTTGCCGCCCGGGACGAGGCGGCTGCGCACTTCGCGGACGATGCAGGGCTCGACGCCGAGCCGGCAGCGGTGCTCGCCGGTGCCCGCCGCAGGGCGGTCCGGGACGGGGACCGCCAGATCGACACCGCCCATCTGCTGCACTCCCTCCTGGAGCACGACCCCCAGGTGCGTGCCGCCGTCGGCGGGTCACCCCGGCTCGTCCGGCTGTTCGGCTATCTCGTGCAGCGCAGCATCGGCTACGGACTGCGCTGGCAGGGCACGGTGGAGGACTCCGGGGCGCCGGCCGAATCCCGCACCTCGGCCAGGCCGACCGGGCCGCCCGCCTCCGCCGCTGGTGCCGATCCTCCCGCCCTTGCGGTTCCGGCCGCTCGCGCCGCGCACGGCGGGCTCCGGGACGGCGCGGGCTGGTCGCCCTCCGCGGCCGCCGCCCTCGCCAGGGCTCGCGAGCGTGCCACCCGCCGGGGCGAGGACCGGGTCACCGGCACCGACCTGTTCGTCGCGCTCCTCGCCGACCCCCGGTCCCGCGCCGTCGAAGTCCTCGGACGCGCCGGCATCCCCGCGGGGGAACTGACCGCCCGGATCGAGAGCGCCGCCGAGCAGCCCCCCGGCGGCGATACGGCGACCTGCTGA
- a CDS encoding DMT family transporter: MPVHTSVSSQGGRGKGVGLGLALASALAFGGSGVAAKPLIEAGLDPLHVVWLRVTGAALVMLPLAVRHRALLRRRPALLAGFGLLAVAGVQACYFAALSRIPVGVALLVEYLAPALVLGWVRFVQRRPVTRAAALGVVLAAGGLACVVEVWSGLSFDALGLLLALGAACCQVGYFVLSDQGSDAGDEAPDPLGVIAYGLLVGAAVLTVVARPWGMDWPVLAGSAHLNGTTVPAFALLAWIVLIATVTAYVTGVLSVRRLSPQVAGVVACLEAVIATVLAWVLLGEHLSAPQIAGGAIVLVGAFIAQSSAPADGSPRPVAQGGAELELSARGTAA; the protein is encoded by the coding sequence GTGCCGGTGCATACGTCAGTGAGCAGTCAGGGCGGCCGCGGCAAGGGCGTCGGGCTCGGTCTCGCGCTCGCCTCGGCCCTGGCCTTCGGCGGGTCCGGAGTGGCCGCCAAGCCGTTGATCGAGGCGGGTCTGGACCCGCTCCACGTGGTGTGGCTGCGGGTGACCGGCGCTGCCCTGGTCATGCTGCCGCTCGCCGTGCGGCACCGCGCCCTGCTGCGCCGCCGTCCCGCGCTGCTCGCCGGCTTCGGGCTGCTCGCGGTCGCCGGTGTGCAGGCCTGCTACTTCGCCGCGCTCTCCCGCATCCCGGTGGGCGTGGCACTGCTCGTCGAGTACCTGGCCCCCGCCCTCGTCCTCGGCTGGGTGCGGTTCGTGCAGCGGCGGCCCGTCACCCGTGCCGCCGCGCTCGGTGTGGTCCTCGCGGCCGGCGGTCTCGCCTGCGTGGTCGAGGTCTGGTCCGGGCTGAGCTTCGACGCGCTGGGCCTGCTGCTCGCGCTCGGCGCGGCCTGCTGCCAGGTCGGCTACTTCGTCCTCTCCGACCAGGGCAGCGACGCGGGCGACGAGGCCCCCGACCCGCTCGGGGTCATCGCCTACGGGCTCCTCGTCGGCGCCGCCGTGCTGACGGTCGTCGCCCGCCCCTGGGGCATGGACTGGCCGGTGCTGGCCGGTTCCGCGCACCTCAACGGCACCACCGTGCCGGCGTTCGCGCTGCTGGCGTGGATCGTGCTGATCGCCACGGTCACCGCCTACGTCACCGGAGTGCTCTCCGTGCGGCGGCTGTCCCCCCAGGTCGCCGGTGTCGTCGCCTGCCTGGAAGCGGTGATCGCGACCGTGCTGGCCTGGGTGCTGCTCGGCGAGCACCTGTCCGCACCGCAGATCGCGGGCGGGGCGATCGTGCTGGTCGGCGCGTTCATCGCCCAGTCCTCCGCGCCCGCCGACGGCTCGCCGCGGCCGGTCGCCCAGGGTGGTGCGGAACTGGAGTTGTCCGCCCGCGGTACAGCGGCCTAG
- a CDS encoding DMT family transporter, translating to MSNVASGLPVGRGLLYLIITGAAWGTAGAAASLVYRTSDMGAFGLSFWRCALGLLLLLAGRGLRPCVRPATVEAPRRRAGRAVATGLGLAVFQTAYFAAVESTGLAVATVVTLGAGPVLIALAARLLLGERLGAGGVLAVAGALGGLAVLTFGGSAATVRPAGVLLALVSAAGYGAMTLLTRWWGRDGSADASDTTVGAFAVTALCLLPFALHEGLLPHTAHPARLLWLLLYTAAVPTALAYALYFAGAAVVRSATVSVIMLLEPVTAAVLAVALLGERLTAATAAGTLLLLGAVVGLAVSEARGARREPAPV from the coding sequence TTGTCGAACGTCGCATCCGGCCTGCCCGTGGGGCGTGGCCTGCTCTATCTGATCATCACCGGTGCCGCCTGGGGCACCGCCGGCGCCGCAGCCTCGCTGGTCTACCGGACCAGCGACATGGGCGCCTTCGGGCTGTCCTTCTGGCGCTGTGCGCTGGGGCTCCTGCTGTTGCTGGCCGGGCGCGGGCTGCGCCCGTGCGTCCGCCCGGCCACCGTCGAAGCCCCGCGCCGCCGGGCCGGCCGCGCGGTGGCCACCGGCCTGGGCCTCGCGGTGTTCCAGACCGCCTACTTCGCGGCCGTCGAGTCCACCGGACTGGCCGTGGCCACCGTCGTCACGCTCGGCGCGGGCCCCGTGCTGATCGCGCTCGCTGCCCGGCTCCTGCTGGGGGAGCGGCTCGGCGCCGGGGGCGTCCTGGCCGTCGCCGGTGCGCTCGGCGGGCTGGCGGTCCTCACCTTCGGCGGCTCGGCCGCGACCGTCCGCCCGGCCGGTGTGCTGCTGGCGCTGGTGTCGGCGGCGGGGTACGGCGCCATGACCCTGCTCACCCGCTGGTGGGGCCGGGACGGCAGTGCCGACGCGTCCGACACCACCGTGGGGGCGTTCGCCGTGACCGCCCTGTGCCTGCTGCCGTTCGCGCTGCACGAGGGCCTGCTGCCGCACACCGCCCATCCGGCGCGGCTGCTGTGGCTGCTGCTGTACACCGCGGCCGTGCCGACGGCTCTGGCGTACGCGCTCTACTTCGCGGGTGCGGCCGTCGTACGGTCCGCCACCGTGTCCGTGATCATGCTGCTGGAGCCGGTGACCGCGGCCGTGCTCGCCGTGGCCCTGCTCGGCGAGCGGCTCACCGCGGCCACCGCGGCCGGCACCCTGCTCCTGCTCGGCGCGGTCGTCGGACTCGCCGTGAGCGAGGCACGCGGGGCCCGGCGGGAGCCCGCGCCGGTGTGA
- a CDS encoding pyridoxamine 5'-phosphate oxidase family protein yields MQGTTEEARTTAYTPTDRTVPTRSADRASYDKELVHAILDEGYVCHLGFVRDGAPVVLPTLYGRVGERLYIHGSTGSRPLRMTGQADPGLRVCLTVTHVDGLVLARSAFHHSINYRSVVVHGVAHEVTDPEERRLALDALVDHVVAGRAADSRPANKKELAATAVIRLDLREVSAKVRTGGANDEPEDLDLPHWAGVVPLRKGYETPVANADLAPGVELPDYLSAP; encoded by the coding sequence ATGCAGGGCACGACCGAGGAAGCGCGGACCACCGCCTACACGCCGACCGACCGCACCGTCCCCACGCGCTCCGCGGACCGGGCGTCGTACGACAAGGAACTGGTCCACGCGATACTCGACGAGGGATACGTCTGCCACCTCGGCTTCGTCCGCGACGGGGCGCCGGTGGTGCTGCCGACGCTGTACGGCCGGGTCGGCGAGCGCCTCTACATCCACGGGTCCACCGGCTCGCGCCCGCTGCGGATGACCGGCCAGGCCGACCCGGGCCTGCGGGTGTGCCTCACGGTCACCCACGTCGACGGGCTGGTGCTGGCCCGGTCGGCCTTCCACCACTCGATCAACTACCGCTCGGTCGTGGTGCACGGCGTCGCGCACGAGGTCACCGACCCCGAGGAGCGGCGACTGGCCCTGGACGCGCTGGTGGACCACGTCGTCGCGGGCCGCGCCGCCGACTCCCGGCCCGCGAACAAGAAGGAGCTCGCCGCCACCGCGGTGATCCGCCTGGACCTCCGGGAGGTGTCGGCCAAGGTCCGCACCGGCGGCGCCAACGACGAGCCGGAGGACCTGGACCTCCCCCACTGGGCCGGGGTCGTCCCGCTCCGCAAGGGCTACGAAACCCCCGTCGCCAACGCCGACCTCGCGCCCGGCGTCGAACTGCCTGACTACCTGTCGGCTCCGTGA
- a CDS encoding aminotransferase class I/II-fold pyridoxal phosphate-dependent enzyme, translated as MLGEYRIQGRGAAEIAAGVERAVGSGELRPGQPLPPMRELAAQLGVNANTVAAAYRILRERGVIETAGRRGSRVRPKPATTGREELRVEVPAGGRDLATGNPDPALLPRLAPVLAAAAEQGDHRPVLYGDDPVDAELARLARAEFDADGLPAGPVTVTSGSLDAIERVLAAHLRPGDAVALEDPGWGSVLDLVPALGLRTVPVGVDDDGPRPDDLRRALEAGARALIVTDRAQNPTGASVTASRAHDLRAVLREHPETLLIEDDHGHGIVDLPLHPLAGVTRHWAFVRSAAKAYGPDLRLAVLTGDGVTVDRVRGRQRLGPGWVSLLLQRAVVRLWADGAVDRAAVAQSYGARRNALVDALAAHGVTAHGRSGMNVWVPVPDETGAVARLLQAGWAVAPGARFRLASPPGIRITLSPLTPEDIAPLAAAVATAVRPSPIRVYG; from the coding sequence GTGCTAGGAGAGTATCGGATCCAAGGACGGGGCGCAGCCGAGATTGCCGCCGGTGTGGAGCGCGCGGTGGGCTCGGGCGAGCTGCGGCCAGGGCAACCCCTGCCTCCCATGCGGGAGTTGGCGGCCCAGCTGGGGGTGAACGCGAACACGGTCGCGGCCGCCTATCGCATCCTGCGGGAACGCGGGGTGATCGAGACGGCCGGCCGCCGGGGGAGCCGGGTCCGGCCCAAGCCGGCCACCACCGGCCGTGAGGAACTCCGGGTGGAGGTACCCGCGGGTGGCCGCGACCTGGCCACCGGCAACCCCGATCCGGCCCTGTTGCCCCGCCTCGCACCGGTCCTGGCCGCGGCGGCCGAGCAGGGCGACCACCGGCCCGTCCTCTACGGAGACGATCCCGTCGACGCGGAACTCGCCCGCCTCGCGCGTGCCGAGTTCGACGCCGACGGCCTGCCGGCGGGACCGGTGACGGTCACCTCCGGCTCCCTGGACGCCATCGAACGCGTCCTCGCCGCCCACCTCAGGCCGGGCGACGCGGTCGCCCTGGAGGACCCCGGCTGGGGCAGCGTCCTCGACCTGGTCCCCGCTCTCGGGCTGCGCACGGTCCCCGTCGGTGTCGACGACGACGGACCGCGCCCCGACGACCTGCGCCGCGCCCTGGAGGCCGGGGCCCGCGCCCTCATCGTCACCGACCGCGCGCAGAACCCGACCGGCGCCTCCGTGACCGCGTCGCGCGCGCACGACCTGCGGGCGGTGCTGCGCGAGCACCCGGAGACCCTGCTCATCGAGGACGACCACGGCCACGGCATCGTCGACCTGCCGCTGCACCCGCTCGCCGGCGTCACCCGTCACTGGGCCTTCGTCCGCTCCGCCGCCAAGGCCTACGGCCCCGACCTGCGACTCGCCGTCCTCACCGGCGACGGCGTCACCGTCGACCGGGTGCGGGGCAGGCAGCGCCTCGGCCCCGGCTGGGTGAGCCTGCTGCTGCAGCGGGCCGTGGTCCGGCTGTGGGCGGACGGCGCGGTCGACCGGGCGGCGGTGGCGCAGTCGTACGGCGCCCGCCGGAACGCCCTCGTCGACGCGCTGGCGGCGCACGGGGTCACGGCGCACGGCCGCAGCGGGATGAACGTGTGGGTGCCCGTACCCGACGAGACCGGCGCGGTGGCCCGCCTCCTCCAGGCGGGATGGGCGGTCGCCCCGGGCGCCCGCTTCCGGCTGGCGTCCCCGCCCGGCATCCGCATCACCCTCTCACCCCTCACCCCCGAGGACATCGCCCCGCTTGCGGCCGCGGTGGCGACAGCGGTCCGCCCCTCCCCGATCCGCGTCTACGGCTAG
- a CDS encoding DMT family transporter, which translates to MSTVTAPRTQSSALSPAPARARLDWRLRFGALSLIWGFSFLLIKVGTDGYAPFQVTLGRLVFGSAVLAAAMAVKRERLPRGARLWGHMAVAAFFLNALPFSLFAYSELTIPSTLAGICNATSPLWGMALSLVALSEDRPTRVRVAGLGLGFLGVLTVLGAWQGFHGLDARGTAMALLASLSYPVGWIYVRRKLAGTGNSHLSMTGAQLMLATLQLAVVTPLFAGFPTHVSVVPLLAIAALGALGTGLAVLLQYGLVAEVGPTTAQMVTYFIPVIATAAGVAILGETLRWTTPVGAVVVLAGAALTQVRRRGA; encoded by the coding sequence ATGAGCACGGTCACCGCACCCCGGACCCAGTCCTCCGCACTCTCACCCGCCCCTGCCCGCGCCCGCCTCGACTGGCGCCTGCGCTTCGGCGCCCTCTCCCTGATCTGGGGCTTCAGCTTTCTGCTGATCAAGGTGGGCACGGACGGGTACGCGCCGTTCCAGGTGACGCTCGGGCGGCTGGTGTTCGGTTCGGCGGTGCTGGCGGCGGCGATGGCCGTGAAGCGGGAGCGGCTGCCGCGCGGGGCCCGTCTGTGGGGCCACATGGCGGTCGCCGCGTTCTTCCTGAACGCCCTGCCGTTCTCCCTCTTCGCGTACTCGGAGCTGACGATCCCGTCCACGCTGGCCGGCATCTGCAACGCGACGTCCCCGCTGTGGGGCATGGCGCTGTCCCTGGTCGCCCTCTCCGAGGACCGGCCCACCCGGGTGCGCGTCGCCGGTCTCGGCCTCGGCTTCCTCGGCGTGCTGACGGTGCTCGGCGCCTGGCAGGGCTTCCACGGTCTGGACGCGCGGGGTACGGCGATGGCGCTGCTCGCCTCCCTGAGCTACCCGGTGGGGTGGATCTACGTCCGGCGGAAGCTGGCCGGCACGGGCAACTCCCACCTGTCGATGACGGGCGCACAGCTGATGCTGGCGACGCTCCAGCTGGCGGTCGTGACCCCGCTGTTCGCCGGGTTCCCCACCCATGTCTCCGTGGTGCCGCTGCTGGCGATCGCCGCGCTGGGCGCGCTGGGCACGGGGCTGGCGGTGCTCCTCCAGTACGGGCTGGTCGCCGAGGTCGGCCCGACCACCGCGCAGATGGTCACGTACTTCATCCCGGTCATCGCCACGGCCGCGGGCGTGGCGATCCTCGGGGAGACGCTGCGCTGGACCACCCCGGTGGGGGCGGTCGTCGTCCTGGCGGGGGCGGCACTCACGCAGGTCCGACGCAGGGGCGCTTAG